The proteins below come from a single Acidovorax sp. NCPPB 4044 genomic window:
- a CDS encoding PACE efflux transporter: MPSHSSVSFRPSGLQGPVRRVVYVSLYELIAIAFATLGMMWATGQGAGHSGGVAVIASAIAIVWNLAFNWAFERWESRQAVRGRSTARRVAHAIGFEGGLAVILVPVLAWWFGVSLWEALLMDLGLLLFFLVYTFVFNWAFDRVFGLPASAQAGTSTPVAGVPG; the protein is encoded by the coding sequence ATGCCTTCCCATTCCTCCGTCTCTTTTCGCCCGTCCGGCCTGCAGGGCCCCGTTCGCCGCGTGGTCTATGTGTCGCTGTACGAATTGATCGCCATCGCGTTCGCCACGCTCGGGATGATGTGGGCGACCGGCCAGGGTGCGGGGCATTCGGGCGGGGTGGCGGTGATCGCCTCGGCCATCGCCATCGTCTGGAACCTGGCGTTCAACTGGGCCTTCGAGCGCTGGGAATCGCGCCAGGCGGTGCGCGGCCGCAGCACGGCACGGCGCGTGGCCCACGCCATCGGCTTCGAGGGCGGGCTGGCCGTGATCCTCGTGCCGGTCCTGGCGTGGTGGTTCGGCGTCAGCCTGTGGGAAGCCCTGCTCATGGACCTGGGCCTGCTGCTGTTCTTCCTGGTCTACACCTTCGTCTTCAACTGGGCGTTCGACCGCGTGTTCGGCCTGCCTGCGTCGGCGCAGGCGGGGACGAGTACGCCCGTGGCGGGCGTGCCGGGCTGA
- a CDS encoding LysR family transcriptional regulator, producing MAFSSDSVQVFLAVLDHGSFSAAARALSRVPSAVSMTIGHLEAELAVQLFDRAGREPRPTAAARALEPQARLFAAQLRQLNAQALALTQGLEERLTLAIAPELLAGHWNSPLAALAQEHPLLQVEVLAAPQADALALLHAGRAQLALVFERPSLDGREGFQEVGSETLVAVMAPDHPVLAAVRGAGSTGGPGGPGARLREEHLTTTRQIVVAGRDLAHTDPRLVFARHHWRTDNHLAALGLIEAGLGWGWQPRALAEPRIAAGTLAEMPFENLSNGIALWVDVVWSKERPLGLGARRFVELMAQQAGRNA from the coding sequence ATGGCATTCTCTTCCGACAGCGTGCAGGTGTTCCTGGCTGTGCTGGACCACGGCTCGTTTTCGGCGGCGGCGCGCGCCCTCTCGCGCGTGCCCTCGGCCGTGAGCATGACCATCGGCCATCTGGAGGCCGAGCTGGCCGTGCAACTCTTCGACCGGGCCGGCCGCGAACCCCGGCCCACGGCCGCCGCCCGGGCGCTGGAACCCCAGGCGCGGCTCTTCGCGGCGCAATTGCGGCAGCTGAACGCGCAGGCGCTGGCGCTCACCCAGGGGCTGGAGGAGCGCCTGACGCTCGCCATCGCGCCGGAGCTGCTGGCCGGCCACTGGAACAGCCCGCTCGCCGCACTGGCGCAGGAGCACCCGCTGCTGCAGGTGGAAGTGCTCGCCGCGCCCCAGGCCGACGCGCTCGCGCTGCTGCACGCGGGCCGCGCCCAGCTCGCGCTGGTCTTCGAACGCCCCAGCCTCGACGGCCGGGAGGGCTTCCAGGAAGTGGGCAGCGAAACCCTGGTGGCGGTGATGGCTCCCGACCACCCGGTGCTGGCCGCCGTGCGCGGCGCAGGGAGCACGGGCGGCCCCGGTGGTCCAGGTGCCCGGCTGCGCGAGGAACACCTCACCACCACCCGCCAGATCGTCGTGGCCGGCCGCGACCTCGCCCACACCGATCCCCGCCTGGTCTTCGCACGGCACCACTGGCGCACCGACAACCACCTCGCCGCGCTGGGCCTCATCGAAGCGGGCCTCGGCTGGGGCTGGCAACCCCGGGCCCTGGCCGAACCGCGCATCGCCGCCGGCACGCTGGCGGAGATGCCCTTCGAGAACCTCAGCAACGGCATCGCCCTCTGGGTGGACGTGGTGTGGTCCAAGGAGCGCCCCCTGGGCCTGGGCGCACGGCGATTCGTGGAATTGATGGCCCAGCAGGCCGGGCGGAACGCGTAA